A single Henriciella sp. AS95 DNA region contains:
- the mutS gene encoding DNA mismatch repair protein MutS: protein MSAKPAKAPTPFMAQYLDIKARHADALLFFRMGDFYELFFEDAVRASEILDITLTSRGEHEGRPIPMAGVPYHASEAYLARLIKSGERVAVCEQTETPAEAKKRGSKSIVNRDVVRIVTPGTITEDTILPARQAQALVAIAFASGGADAAIAACDVSTGAFDIRSIAPEAIGDSLSALPMRELLVTEEDEARPLVRQALSAFRTPVTRRPKRAASPKSGEAALKATYKVAALDAFGAFTRAELSAAGLLLDYLSLTQAGADIRLDPPQRGETGNRLAIDPATRASLEIDSAINGGRSGTLLATVDRTLTAPGARLLAARLAQPSCDIEEIAARHDGVSFFANETDLCSDVRAQLKSVPDIERARTRIRLDRGGPRDLKAIGDAIRAGGDVSTCLASLETGLPKLVADAANALALEQQADLATLASDLAAALREDLPTLARDGGFIADGWDEALDEAQSLRRDSRKVIAALQSRYAEETGISALKIKFNNVLGYFIDVPARHGEALLKPPHAETFIHRQTLASNIRFSTAELSDLAGRISRAEEAAKTRELELYRELCTRVEAYSRAISAVSNALAAIDLASAAASWANEVGAVRPALVADPVFKADGLRHPVVEAALKAEGEGFTANALELDASGNTAPRLALVTGPNMAGKSTYLRQACLAIIMAQAGLFVPARSLTLGVADRVFSRVGASDDLSRGRSTFMVEMVETAAILSQASDKSFVILDEVGRGTSTYDGLAIAWAAVEHLHNVNGCRALFATHYHELTNLADDLNHAANLSLRAKEWKDELVFLHDVQSGPADKSYGVQVARLAGLPARAVRRAEQVLKKLEAKPDAVDALPLFAAVAEDAEPFDAAPESEALKLLESIEPDNLTPKEALDLIYRLKNNS, encoded by the coding sequence ATGAGTGCAAAGCCTGCCAAAGCGCCGACTCCTTTCATGGCGCAGTATCTTGATATCAAGGCGAGACACGCGGATGCCTTGCTGTTTTTCCGCATGGGCGACTTCTACGAATTGTTTTTCGAAGATGCCGTTCGCGCCTCGGAGATCCTCGACATCACGCTCACTTCGCGCGGCGAACATGAAGGCAGGCCGATTCCGATGGCCGGCGTGCCATACCATGCCTCCGAGGCCTATCTCGCCCGACTGATCAAATCCGGCGAACGCGTTGCGGTCTGCGAACAGACAGAAACGCCCGCCGAAGCCAAGAAGCGCGGATCGAAATCCATCGTGAACCGTGATGTCGTGCGCATTGTTACGCCCGGCACGATCACCGAAGACACAATCCTCCCTGCCCGTCAGGCCCAGGCGCTCGTCGCCATTGCGTTTGCATCTGGTGGGGCAGACGCAGCCATTGCCGCTTGCGATGTCTCGACCGGCGCTTTTGACATCCGGTCGATTGCGCCCGAGGCCATCGGCGACAGTCTGTCGGCGCTGCCCATGCGGGAACTTCTAGTCACAGAGGAAGACGAAGCCCGCCCGCTCGTCCGGCAAGCCCTGTCAGCGTTCCGCACGCCGGTCACCCGGCGCCCGAAACGCGCCGCCTCGCCCAAATCGGGTGAAGCCGCCCTGAAGGCGACCTACAAGGTCGCCGCCCTCGACGCCTTCGGCGCGTTCACGCGCGCCGAGCTGTCTGCCGCCGGTCTCCTGCTCGACTATCTCAGCCTCACCCAGGCAGGCGCCGATATCCGTCTCGACCCGCCCCAACGCGGAGAGACCGGCAATCGGCTGGCCATTGACCCGGCCACCCGCGCAAGCCTGGAGATTGACAGCGCGATAAATGGCGGACGATCCGGCACGCTGCTCGCCACAGTCGACCGCACGCTCACCGCGCCGGGCGCACGCCTGCTGGCCGCCCGTCTCGCGCAACCCTCGTGTGACATTGAGGAAATAGCCGCGCGCCACGATGGTGTCAGCTTCTTTGCGAACGAAACCGACCTTTGCAGCGATGTTCGCGCTCAGCTCAAATCCGTCCCCGATATCGAACGCGCGCGAACGCGTATCCGTCTGGACCGGGGCGGCCCGCGCGATCTCAAAGCCATCGGCGACGCGATCAGAGCGGGCGGTGACGTTTCAACCTGTCTCGCCAGCCTTGAGACCGGATTGCCGAAGCTGGTCGCCGATGCCGCCAACGCGCTCGCGCTCGAACAACAGGCCGACCTTGCGACGCTTGCCTCCGATCTCGCCGCCGCGCTTCGCGAAGACCTGCCAACCCTCGCCCGCGATGGCGGCTTCATCGCAGACGGGTGGGACGAGGCACTGGACGAGGCCCAGTCCCTTCGCCGCGACTCGCGGAAGGTCATCGCGGCCCTGCAGTCGCGCTACGCAGAAGAGACCGGCATCAGCGCCCTCAAGATCAAATTCAACAATGTACTCGGCTATTTCATCGATGTGCCGGCCCGCCATGGCGAAGCCCTGCTGAAACCGCCGCACGCCGAGACCTTCATCCATCGCCAGACGCTTGCCTCTAACATTCGGTTTTCCACCGCCGAACTGTCGGATCTCGCTGGCCGGATTTCCCGCGCCGAGGAAGCGGCCAAGACACGCGAACTCGAACTCTACCGGGAGCTCTGCACCCGCGTCGAGGCGTATTCAAGGGCCATATCGGCCGTTTCGAACGCCCTCGCCGCGATAGACCTTGCTTCGGCAGCGGCATCGTGGGCGAACGAAGTCGGCGCGGTTCGCCCTGCCCTGGTGGCGGACCCTGTCTTCAAGGCCGATGGTCTGCGCCATCCCGTCGTTGAAGCCGCGCTCAAGGCGGAAGGCGAAGGCTTTACAGCCAACGCCCTGGAGCTCGATGCCTCAGGCAATACCGCCCCACGGCTTGCCCTCGTCACCGGCCCGAACATGGCGGGTAAGTCGACCTATCTGCGCCAGGCATGTCTTGCCATCATCATGGCTCAAGCAGGCTTGTTCGTCCCCGCCAGATCCTTGACGCTCGGCGTCGCGGACCGGGTGTTCTCTCGCGTTGGCGCATCCGATGACCTTTCGCGCGGACGGTCCACCTTCATGGTCGAGATGGTCGAAACCGCCGCCATTCTCAGCCAGGCAAGCGACAAGAGCTTTGTCATTCTCGACGAAGTCGGCCGGGGTACATCGACCTATGACGGCCTCGCCATCGCCTGGGCCGCCGTCGAACACCTGCACAATGTCAACGGCTGCCGGGCCCTCTTCGCGACCCATTATCATGAGCTGACAAATCTGGCTGACGATTTGAACCACGCAGCCAATCTCAGCCTTCGCGCCAAGGAATGGAAGGATGAGCTTGTCTTCCTGCATGACGTGCAATCAGGCCCGGCCGACAAATCGTACGGGGTGCAGGTCGCGCGCCTTGCCGGGCTGCCTGCTCGGGCCGTGCGACGCGCAGAACAGGTTCTCAAAAAGCTCGAAGCCAAACCCGACGCGGTCGATGCCCTGCCCCTGTTCGCAGCGGTCGCTGAGGACGCCGAACCCTTCGATGCCGCCCCGGAATCAGAGGCCCTCAAACTGCTTGAAAGCATAGAACCGGATAATCTGACGCCGAAGGAAGCGCTCGATCTCATCTACCGGCTGAAGAACAATAGCTAG
- a CDS encoding NADP-dependent malic enzyme, translating to MTSKRPTFTDKEALDFHSQPRPGKLSIAPTKPMATQRDLSLAYSPGVAVPVNAIAADKDLAFEYTSKGNMVAVISNGTAILGLGNLGAMASKPVMEGKAVLFKRFADVDSIDVEVETTDTEEFITTVRNIGETWGGINLEDIGSPECFIIESRLREELEVPVFHDDQHGTAIIAAAGIINACAITGRELKDVKVAVSGAGAAGLSCAGLIRHLGVKAENILMCDSTGVVYEGRTEKMDQFKSAYAVKTDKRTLSEAVEGADVLLGLSVKGAVTKEMVASMAPNPIIFAMANPDPEILPEEIKQVRDDAIIATGRSDYPNQVNNVLGFPYIFRGALDVRARGINEEMKVAAARALAQLAREDVPDEVAAAYHGSRPQFGREYIIPTPFDPRLISFVPPFVAQAAMDTGVARTPIKDMDEYRRQLARRLDPTASFIQGVQGYVREKQPRIVFAEGEEPSVVRAAFSFKNQGLGIPILIGREDQVTRSMQQMGVPEGSLDIINARLSDRNPEYTDYLYDRLKRQGFLRRDAQRMVNQDRNVFGSCMLKFGDADGMITGVTRNYDVALKDVQTVLDPIPGKQVIGMSMVINQGKTIFIADTSITELPVAKDLVGIACEAADSVRSLGFTPRVAFVSYSTFGNPMGERAEKVREAVAMLDARDDIDFEYEGDVAVDVAMNPGHKLLYPFSRLTDAANVLVMPAIHSAAIATKLLTSMSRATVIGPILLGFEKPVQIASLGATVNDIVNLATFAAFDIDKLVHNKG from the coding sequence ATGACGTCAAAGCGCCCGACATTCACCGACAAGGAAGCGCTCGACTTCCACAGCCAGCCACGTCCCGGCAAACTCTCCATCGCGCCGACCAAGCCGATGGCGACGCAGCGTGACCTGTCGCTCGCCTACAGCCCGGGCGTCGCAGTCCCTGTAAACGCTATTGCAGCGGACAAGGACCTTGCGTTCGAGTACACGTCGAAAGGCAACATGGTCGCCGTCATCTCGAACGGCACGGCGATCCTTGGCCTTGGTAATCTCGGCGCGATGGCATCGAAGCCGGTGATGGAAGGCAAGGCGGTCCTGTTCAAGCGCTTTGCGGATGTCGACTCCATCGACGTTGAAGTCGAGACGACCGACACTGAGGAATTCATCACGACGGTTCGCAACATCGGCGAGACCTGGGGAGGGATCAACCTCGAAGACATCGGCTCGCCGGAATGCTTCATCATCGAGAGCCGCCTGCGCGAAGAGCTGGAAGTTCCTGTGTTCCATGATGACCAACACGGCACGGCCATCATCGCCGCCGCCGGCATCATCAACGCCTGTGCCATTACCGGCCGCGAACTGAAAGACGTCAAGGTTGCCGTGTCTGGCGCTGGCGCCGCTGGTCTGTCGTGTGCGGGCCTGATCCGTCATCTCGGTGTGAAGGCCGAGAACATCCTGATGTGCGACTCCACCGGCGTCGTCTATGAAGGCCGCACCGAGAAGATGGACCAGTTCAAGTCTGCCTATGCGGTGAAGACCGACAAGCGCACGCTGTCAGAAGCCGTCGAGGGCGCTGACGTCCTCCTCGGCCTGTCGGTGAAGGGCGCCGTCACCAAGGAAATGGTGGCCAGCATGGCCCCCAATCCGATCATCTTTGCCATGGCGAACCCGGACCCGGAAATCCTGCCTGAAGAGATCAAGCAGGTGCGTGACGATGCGATCATTGCGACGGGTCGTTCCGATTATCCGAACCAGGTCAATAACGTCCTTGGCTTTCCCTACATTTTCCGCGGTGCCCTCGATGTGCGCGCCCGTGGGATCAATGAAGAGATGAAAGTCGCGGCAGCTCGAGCGCTTGCCCAGCTGGCCCGTGAAGACGTGCCGGACGAAGTGGCAGCGGCCTATCACGGCTCGCGCCCGCAATTTGGCCGGGAATATATCATCCCGACGCCGTTCGATCCGCGCCTGATCAGCTTTGTGCCGCCCTTCGTGGCGCAAGCGGCGATGGATACTGGCGTTGCCCGCACACCGATCAAGGATATGGACGAGTATCGCCGCCAGCTGGCGCGCCGGCTCGACCCGACGGCGTCGTTCATTCAGGGCGTGCAGGGCTACGTGCGCGAGAAACAGCCGCGCATTGTCTTTGCAGAGGGGGAGGAGCCGAGCGTCGTGCGCGCTGCCTTCTCGTTCAAGAACCAGGGTCTCGGCATTCCGATCCTGATCGGCCGCGAAGACCAGGTTACGCGCAGCATGCAGCAAATGGGTGTGCCGGAAGGCTCACTCGATATCATCAATGCGCGCCTGTCCGACCGGAACCCGGAATATACCGACTATCTCTACGACCGGCTGAAGCGGCAGGGATTCCTGCGCCGCGACGCGCAGCGCATGGTCAACCAGGACCGGAACGTATTTGGCTCCTGCATGCTGAAATTCGGCGATGCAGACGGCATGATTACCGGGGTTACGCGCAATTATGACGTTGCGCTGAAAGACGTTCAGACCGTGCTGGACCCCATTCCGGGCAAGCAGGTCATCGGCATGTCCATGGTGATCAACCAGGGCAAGACGATCTTCATTGCCGATACGTCGATCACTGAACTGCCCGTGGCAAAAGATCTTGTCGGCATCGCCTGTGAAGCCGCAGATTCGGTCAGAAGCCTAGGGTTTACGCCGCGCGTCGCTTTCGTGTCCTACTCGACCTTCGGCAACCCGATGGGCGAGCGGGCCGAGAAAGTCCGTGAAGCGGTCGCCATGCTGGATGCGCGCGATGATATCGATTTCGAGTATGAGGGCGATGTCGCTGTGGATGTCGCGATGAACCCGGGGCACAAGCTGCTCTACCCGTTCTCGCGCCTGACCGATGCGGCCAATGTGCTGGTCATGCCGGCGATCCACTCGGCGGCGATTGCGACCAAGCTGCTCACCTCGATGAGCCGTGCAACGGTGATTGGTCCGATCCTGCTGGGCTTTGAAAAGCCGGTTCAGATCGCGTCTCTCGGTGCGACGGTGAACGATATCGTGAATCTCGCGACCTTTGCCGCCTTCGACATCGACAAGCTGGTTCACAATAAGGGCTAG